One window of the Spea bombifrons isolate aSpeBom1 chromosome 8, aSpeBom1.2.pri, whole genome shotgun sequence genome contains the following:
- the GAPVD1 gene encoding GTPase-activating protein and VPS9 domain-containing protein 1 isoform X1, whose protein sequence is MVKPDIHTLAHHLKQERLYVNSEKQLLQKLNADVLKTAEKLYRTSWISKQQRINLDRLILTSAEASPAECCQHAKVLEDTQFVDGYKQLGFQETSYGEFLNRLRENPRLIASCLVAGEKVNQENAQSVILTVFTSLYGNCIMQEDESYLLQVLRYLIEFELKESDNPRRLLRKGTCAFSILFKLFSEGLFSAKLFLTATLHEPIMQLLVEDEDHLETDPSKVTERFSPAQQEKLFGEKGSDRFKRKVQEMVESNEAKLVTLVNKFIGYLKQNTYCFPHSLRWIVSQMFKTLSCVEGLQVGEVRSMCTDLLLACLICPAIVNPEQYGIISDAPINEVARFNLMQVGRLLQQLALMGFEEVDSRNKSNLSKFDKSCVAAFLDVVIGGRAVETPPMSSVNLLEGLSRTVVYMTYSQLSNLLGFLRGIVSSDQLREEDKMALENLLATVPQAKPGKSSNHDNTPYSTPQLSPATTPACRKNRLPIVTRSRSKTSLMEAEHEGSPQEVTPQGQPEEVLVISLGTGPQLTPGMMSENEVLNMQLVDGGQTDVPVDDTKLHGKPDKTLRFSLCSDNLEGISEEEENPCSTGPSNRSNSVSSLDLEGESVSELGAGPSGSNGVEALQLLEHEQATTQDNLDDKLRKFEIRDMMGLTEDRDISETVSETWSTDVLGSDFDPNIDEDRLQEIAGAAAENMLGSLLCLPGSGSLLLDPCTGSTISETTSEAWSVEVLPSDSEAPDLKQEERLQELESCSGLGSTSDDTEVREVSSRPSTPGLSVVSGISATSEDIPNKIEDLRSECSSDFGGKDSVTSPEGEDSVHGAHHITSPPTQTESLLAMFDPLAPAPGEVVRPKLHYARPSHPPPDPPIMEGAAGGNEARLPTFASHIFVATDSEAYRQRHSCPERLVRSRSSDIAASMRRPMSDPGWVRRGANEERELPPCHPVLGSSAVINASQSSSSSPSKDSSRGEPDERKDSDDERSDRNRPWWKKRFASAMPKAPIPFRKKEKQDKEKEDLGIDRFSISDDASSRLGSHAQAAEDILDKYRNAMKRTSPNDGAAVSYEGGDVVDGESLHDSPRDDALQNMTSDDLPDSASQAAHRQESAFSYRDAKKKLRMALCSADSVAFPVLSHSTRNGLPDHNDPDDNEIVCFLKVQLAEAINLQDKNLMAQLQETMRCVSRFDSRTCSKILASIAEDYRKRASYIAYLTRSRQGLQGTQAHLERMLQRVLRDKEVSTRYFTTVCVRLLLESKEKEIQDFIQDFQKLTAADDKTAQVEEFLQSLYGAMAQDVIWQNASEEQLQDAQIAIERSVMNRIFKLAFYPNQDADILRDQVLHEHIQRLSKVVTANHRALQIPEVYLREAPWPSAQAEIRTISAYKTPRDKVQCILRMCSTIMNLLSLANEYSVPGADDFVPVLVFVLIKANPSCLLSTVQYINNFYANRLSGEESYWWMQFTAAVEFIKTIDDRK, encoded by the exons ATGGTGAAGCCGGATATCCACACGCTTGCGCACCATCTCAAGCAGGAACGCCTCTACGTGAATTCAGAGAAGCAGCTCCTCCAGAAATTGAACGCTGATGTGTTGAAAACAGCAGAGAAACTCTACCGAACCTCATGGATATCCAAGCAGCAAAGAATAAATTTGGACAGGCTCATCCTAACAAG tgcGGAAGCATCTCCGGCCGAGTGCTGCCAGCATGCCAAGGTTCTGGAGGACACGCAGTTTGTGGATGGCTACAAGCAGCTGGGCTTCCAGGAGACCTCATACGGGGAGTTCCTTAATCGTCTGCGGGAAAACCCCCGGCTTATTGCATCTTGTCTTGTAGCAGGAGAGAAAGTCAACCAGGAAAATGCCCAAAGTGTCATCCTTACTGTCTTCACCTCTCTGTATGGGAACTGTATCATGCAGGAGGATGAGAGTTACTTACTGCAGGTTCTCCGTTATCTCATTGAGTTTGAACTGAAGGAGAGTGATAACCCACGAAGGTTGCTCCGCAAAGGGACTTGTGCATTTAGCATCCTCTTTAAACTATTTTCTGAGGGACTCTTTTCTGCAAAGCTCTTTCTCACTGCAACCTTACATGAACCCATCATGCAATTATTAGTAGAGGATGAGGATCACCTAGAAACTGACCCAAGTAAGGTAACTGAGCGCTTTTCTCCAGCTCAGCAggagaagctgtttggggagaagGGTAGTGATCGTTTCAAACGGAAGGTGCAGGAGATGGTGGAATCTAACGAAGCCAAGCTGGTGACACTGGTGAACAAATTCATAGGATACCTAAAGCAGAACACATATTGCTTCCCTCACAGCCTGCGCTGGATTGTTTCCCAAATGTTCAAGACTTTGTCGTGTGTTGAGGGTCTACAGGTTGGCGAGGTGAGGTCCATGTGCACTGACCTTCTACTGGCCTGTTTAATTTGCCCAGCAATTGTCAATCCGGAGCAGTATGGGATTATCTCGGATGCCCCCATAAATGAAGTGGCACGCTTCAATCTCATGCAG GTTGGCCGTCTCTTGCAGCAGTTGGCACTGATGGGATTTGAAGAAGTGGATTCCCGAAACAAGAGCAACCTCAGTAAATTTGATAAA AGCTGTGTCGCTGCTTTCCTGGATGTGGTAATTGGGGGTCGTGCTGTTGAAACCCCTCCTATGTCGTCTGTAAACCTTTTAGAAGGATTGAGTCGCACCGTTGTCTATATGACCTACAGCCAACTCTCTAATCTG CTGGGTTTCTTGCGCGGCATCGTATCCAGTGACCAGTTACGTGAGGAGGACAAGATGGCGCTGGAAAACCTCTTGGCCACGGTTCCTCAGGCTAAGCCAGGGAAGAGTAGTAACCATGACAACACCCCCTACAGCACTCCACAGCTCTCCCCCGCTACGACGCCCGCCTGTAGGAAGAACAGGCTGCCTATAG ttactcgCAGCAGGAGTAAAACCAGTCTGATGGAAGCAGAGCATGAAGGATCCCCACAAGAGGTCACCCCGCAAGGACAGCCTGAGGAGGTTCTGGTCATCTCCCTGGGCACAGGTCCACAGTTGACGCCGGGCATGATGTCCGAGAATGAG GTTCTGAATATGCAGTTGGTGGATGGTGGCCAGACGGATGTACCGGTTGATGACACCAAGCTTCATGGGAAGCCGGACAAGACCCTGCGTTTCTCCCTTTGCAGTGATAATCTAGAAGGCATTTCAGAAG AAGAGGAAAATCCGTGTTCAACAGGTCCCTCAAACCGCTCCAACTCGGTTTCGTCTCTGGATCTGGAAGGGGAGTCCGTTTCTGAGCTGGGAGCTGGACCATCGGGCAGCAACGGAGTGGAGGCTTTGCAGCTGTTGGAGCACGAACAAG CTACCACGCAAGACAACCTCGATGACAAGCTGCGCAAGTTTGAAATCCGTGACATGATGGGGTTGACCGAAGACCGGGATATCTCCGAGACCGTTAGCGAGACGTGGAGCACAGATGTACTTGGCAGTGACTTTGACCCAAACATTGATGAAGACAGACTGCAGGAAATTGCAG GTGCGGCAGCAGAGAATATGTTGGGTAGCCTGCTTTGCCTCCCTGGGTCTGGTTCTTTGCTGCTTGACCCCTGCACAGGGTCCACCATCTCCGAGACCACCAGCGAGGCATGGAGCGTGGAGGTTCTCCCTAGCGATTCGG AAGCACCGGATTTGAAACAGGAAGAGCGGCTACAGGAGTTGGAGAGCTGTTCTGGGTTGGGGAGCACATCTGATGACACAGAGGTGAGAGAGGTCAGCTCCAGGCCTAGCACCCCAGGGCTCAGCGTTGTGTCAG GCATTAGTGCAACTTCAGAAGACATTCCTAATAAGATCGAGGACCTGCGTTCTGAGTGCAGCtcagattttgggggaaaaGATTCAGTAACGAGCCCTGAGGGAGAAGACTCTGTCCACG GAGCTCATCATATCACATCCCCTCCTACCCAGACAGAGTCTTTGTTGGCCATGTTTGACCCCCTGGCTCCGGCACCCGGAGAAG TCGTTCGTCCCAAGTTGCATTATGCTAGACCTTCTCATCCACCCCCTGACCCTCCAATCATGGAAGGTGCCGCAGGTGGAAACGAAGCCCGGTTGCCCACATTCGCCTCTCATATCTTCGTTGCTACTGACTCGGAAGCCTACAGACAAAGGCATTCGTGCCCGGAGAGGCTAGTGCGCAGCCGTAGTTCTGATATTGCAGCCTCCATGAGGAGACCCATGAGCGACCCTGGCTGGGTCCGGCGAGGTGCGAACGAAGAGAGAGAATTGCCTCCGTGTCACCCTGTCTTAGGATCATCTGCGGTGATTAATGCTTCACAGTCTTCATCCTCCTCGCCAAGCAAAGACTCCTCCAGGGGAGAG CCAGACGAAAGGAAAGACAGTGATGATGAGCGATCAGACCGCAACAGACCGTGGTGGAAGAAACGGTTTGCGTCCGCAATGCCAAAAG ctccaatTCCATTTAGAAAGAAGGAGAAACAGGACAAAGAGAAGGAGGACCTGGGGATCGATAGATTTTCCATTTCAG ATGATGCATCGTCAAGACTTGGTTCCCATGCTCAGGCAGCCGAGGACATTCTGGATAAGTACAGGAATGCCATGAAGAGAACAAGCCCCAACGATGGAGCCGCTGTGTCCTATGAGGGAGGAG ATGTGGTTGATGGTGAAAGCCTCCATGATTCTCCGCGGGATGATGCGCTACAGAACATGACATCAGATGACCTCCCGGATTCTGCTAGCCAAGCTGCTCATCGTCAGGAATCTGCCTTCTCCTATAG AGATGCAAAGAAGAAGCTGCGCATGGCTCTGTGCTCTGCAGATTCTGTGGCTTTCCCAGTGCTTTCCCACTCCACTCGAAATGGCCTACCAGACCATAATGACCCTGATG ACAATGAAATTGTGTGCTTCCTAAAAGTCCAACTGGCAGAGGCTATAAACCTTCAAGACAAGAACCTGATGGCTCAGTTACAGGAGACCATGCGCTGCGTGAGCCGCTTTGACAGCCGCACCTGCAGCAAGATCTTGGCATCGATTGCAGAAGATTACAG GAAGAGAGCTTCATACATTGCGTACTTGACAAGATCCCGTCAAGGGCTGCAGGGCACCCAGGCCCACCTCGAACGTATGTTGCAGAGAGTTCTACGAGACAAGGAGGTCTCCACAAGATATTTCACAACTGTCTGTGTCCGGCTTCTGCTGGAGAGTAAGGAAAAAGAAATCCAGGATTTCATTCAAG ATTTCCAAAAGTTGACAGCGGCTGATGATAAGACGGCGCAGGTGGAAGAGTTTCTGCAGTCGCTATATGGAGCAATGGCGCAAGATGTGATTTGGCAAAATGCCAGCGAAGAACAACTACAAGATGCTCAAATAGCCATTGAACGCAGTGTCATGAACCGCATATTCAAGCTGGCCTTTTACCCCAATCAGGATGCAGATATATTGCGTGACCA GGTGCTGCATGAACATATCCAAAGATTGTCTAAAGTTGTGACGGCCAACCACAGAGCCTTGCAGATtccagag GTATATTTAAGGGAAGCTCCGTGGCCATCTGCTCAGGCTGAAATCCGCACCATCAGTGCTTACAAGACCCCCCGGGACAAGGTGCAGTGCATTCTGCGAATGTGCTCCACAATCATGAACCTTCTGAGTCTCGCCAATGAATACTCTGTTCCCGGAGCGGATGATTTTGTGCCTGTGCTGGTGTTTGTCCTTATTAAG GCCAACCCGTCATGCCTCCTATCAACTGTGCAATACATCAACAACTTTTATGCTAACAGGCTAAGCGGAGAAGAGTCCTACTGGTGGATGCAGTTCACTGCTGCTGTCGAGTTTATAAAAACCATTGATGACCGAAAGTGA
- the GAPVD1 gene encoding GTPase-activating protein and VPS9 domain-containing protein 1 isoform X6 encodes MVKPDIHTLAHHLKQERLYVNSEKQLLQKLNADVLKTAEKLYRTSWISKQQRINLDRLILTSAEASPAECCQHAKVLEDTQFVDGYKQLGFQETSYGEFLNRLRENPRLIASCLVAGEKVNQENAQSVILTVFTSLYGNCIMQEDESYLLQVLRYLIEFELKESDNPRRLLRKGTCAFSILFKLFSEGLFSAKLFLTATLHEPIMQLLVEDEDHLETDPSKVTERFSPAQQEKLFGEKGSDRFKRKVQEMVESNEAKLVTLVNKFIGYLKQNTYCFPHSLRWIVSQMFKTLSCVEGLQVGEVRSMCTDLLLACLICPAIVNPEQYGIISDAPINEVARFNLMQVGRLLQQLALMGFEEVDSRNKSNLSKFDKSCVAAFLDVVIGGRAVETPPMSSVNLLEGLSRTVVYMTYSQLSNLLGFLRGIVSSDQLREEDKMALENLLATVPQAKPGKSSNHDNTPYSTPQLSPATTPACRKNRLPIGQQLVAMTLWDTSASNITTHINLVTPFVTRSRSKTSLMEAEHEGSPQEVTPQGQPEEVLVISLGTGPQLTPGMMSENEVLNMQLVDGGQTDVPVDDTKLHGKPDKTLRFSLCSDNLEGISEEEENPCSTGPSNRSNSVSSLDLEGESVSELGAGPSGSNGVEALQLLEHEQATTQDNLDDKLRKFEIRDMMGLTEDRDISETVSETWSTDVLGSDFDPNIDEDRLQEIAGAAAENMLGSLLCLPGSGSLLLDPCTGSTISETTSEAWSVEVLPSDSEAPDLKQEERLQELESCSGLGSTSDDTEVREVSSRPSTPGLSVVSGISATSEDIPNKIEDLRSECSSDFGGKDSVTSPEGEDSVHGAHHITSPPTQTESLLAMFDPLAPAPGEVVRPKLHYARPSHPPPDPPIMEGAAGGNEARLPTFASHIFVATDSEAYRQRHSCPERLVRSRSSDIAASMRRPMSDPGWVRRGANEERELPPCHPVLGSSAVINASQSSSSSPSKDSSRGEPDERKDSDDERSDRNRPWWKKRFASAMPKAPIPFRKKEKQDKEKEDLGIDRFSISDDASSRLGSHAQAAEDILDKYRNAMKRTSPNDGAAVSYEGGDVVDGESLHDSPRDDALQNMTSDDLPDSASQAAHRQESAFSYRDAKKKLRMALCSADSVAFPVLSHSTRNGLPDHNDPDDNEIVCFLKVQLAEAINLQDKNLMAQLQETMRCVSRFDSRTCSKILASIAEDYRKRASYIAYLTRSRQGLQGTQAHLERMLQRVLRDKEVSTRYFTTVCVRLLLESKEKEIQDFIQDFQKLTAADDKTAQVEEFLQSLYGAMAQDVIWQNASEEQLQDAQIAIERSVMNRIFKLAFYPNQDADILRDQVLHEHIQRLSKVVTANHRALQIPEVYLREAPWPSAQAEIRTISAYKTPRDKVQCILRMCSTIMNLLSLANEYSVPGADDFVPVLVFVLIKANPSCLLSTVQYINNFYANRLSGEESYWWMQFTAAVEFIKTIDDRK; translated from the exons ATGGTGAAGCCGGATATCCACACGCTTGCGCACCATCTCAAGCAGGAACGCCTCTACGTGAATTCAGAGAAGCAGCTCCTCCAGAAATTGAACGCTGATGTGTTGAAAACAGCAGAGAAACTCTACCGAACCTCATGGATATCCAAGCAGCAAAGAATAAATTTGGACAGGCTCATCCTAACAAG tgcGGAAGCATCTCCGGCCGAGTGCTGCCAGCATGCCAAGGTTCTGGAGGACACGCAGTTTGTGGATGGCTACAAGCAGCTGGGCTTCCAGGAGACCTCATACGGGGAGTTCCTTAATCGTCTGCGGGAAAACCCCCGGCTTATTGCATCTTGTCTTGTAGCAGGAGAGAAAGTCAACCAGGAAAATGCCCAAAGTGTCATCCTTACTGTCTTCACCTCTCTGTATGGGAACTGTATCATGCAGGAGGATGAGAGTTACTTACTGCAGGTTCTCCGTTATCTCATTGAGTTTGAACTGAAGGAGAGTGATAACCCACGAAGGTTGCTCCGCAAAGGGACTTGTGCATTTAGCATCCTCTTTAAACTATTTTCTGAGGGACTCTTTTCTGCAAAGCTCTTTCTCACTGCAACCTTACATGAACCCATCATGCAATTATTAGTAGAGGATGAGGATCACCTAGAAACTGACCCAAGTAAGGTAACTGAGCGCTTTTCTCCAGCTCAGCAggagaagctgtttggggagaagGGTAGTGATCGTTTCAAACGGAAGGTGCAGGAGATGGTGGAATCTAACGAAGCCAAGCTGGTGACACTGGTGAACAAATTCATAGGATACCTAAAGCAGAACACATATTGCTTCCCTCACAGCCTGCGCTGGATTGTTTCCCAAATGTTCAAGACTTTGTCGTGTGTTGAGGGTCTACAGGTTGGCGAGGTGAGGTCCATGTGCACTGACCTTCTACTGGCCTGTTTAATTTGCCCAGCAATTGTCAATCCGGAGCAGTATGGGATTATCTCGGATGCCCCCATAAATGAAGTGGCACGCTTCAATCTCATGCAG GTTGGCCGTCTCTTGCAGCAGTTGGCACTGATGGGATTTGAAGAAGTGGATTCCCGAAACAAGAGCAACCTCAGTAAATTTGATAAA AGCTGTGTCGCTGCTTTCCTGGATGTGGTAATTGGGGGTCGTGCTGTTGAAACCCCTCCTATGTCGTCTGTAAACCTTTTAGAAGGATTGAGTCGCACCGTTGTCTATATGACCTACAGCCAACTCTCTAATCTG CTGGGTTTCTTGCGCGGCATCGTATCCAGTGACCAGTTACGTGAGGAGGACAAGATGGCGCTGGAAAACCTCTTGGCCACGGTTCCTCAGGCTAAGCCAGGGAAGAGTAGTAACCATGACAACACCCCCTACAGCACTCCACAGCTCTCCCCCGCTACGACGCCCGCCTGTAGGAAGAACAGGCTGCCTATAG GGCAGCAGCTGGTGGCCATGACACTTTGGGACACGTCCGCCTCGAATATCACCACCCACATAAACCTCGTGACCCCGTTTG ttactcgCAGCAGGAGTAAAACCAGTCTGATGGAAGCAGAGCATGAAGGATCCCCACAAGAGGTCACCCCGCAAGGACAGCCTGAGGAGGTTCTGGTCATCTCCCTGGGCACAGGTCCACAGTTGACGCCGGGCATGATGTCCGAGAATGAG GTTCTGAATATGCAGTTGGTGGATGGTGGCCAGACGGATGTACCGGTTGATGACACCAAGCTTCATGGGAAGCCGGACAAGACCCTGCGTTTCTCCCTTTGCAGTGATAATCTAGAAGGCATTTCAGAAG AAGAGGAAAATCCGTGTTCAACAGGTCCCTCAAACCGCTCCAACTCGGTTTCGTCTCTGGATCTGGAAGGGGAGTCCGTTTCTGAGCTGGGAGCTGGACCATCGGGCAGCAACGGAGTGGAGGCTTTGCAGCTGTTGGAGCACGAACAAG CTACCACGCAAGACAACCTCGATGACAAGCTGCGCAAGTTTGAAATCCGTGACATGATGGGGTTGACCGAAGACCGGGATATCTCCGAGACCGTTAGCGAGACGTGGAGCACAGATGTACTTGGCAGTGACTTTGACCCAAACATTGATGAAGACAGACTGCAGGAAATTGCAG GTGCGGCAGCAGAGAATATGTTGGGTAGCCTGCTTTGCCTCCCTGGGTCTGGTTCTTTGCTGCTTGACCCCTGCACAGGGTCCACCATCTCCGAGACCACCAGCGAGGCATGGAGCGTGGAGGTTCTCCCTAGCGATTCGG AAGCACCGGATTTGAAACAGGAAGAGCGGCTACAGGAGTTGGAGAGCTGTTCTGGGTTGGGGAGCACATCTGATGACACAGAGGTGAGAGAGGTCAGCTCCAGGCCTAGCACCCCAGGGCTCAGCGTTGTGTCAG GCATTAGTGCAACTTCAGAAGACATTCCTAATAAGATCGAGGACCTGCGTTCTGAGTGCAGCtcagattttgggggaaaaGATTCAGTAACGAGCCCTGAGGGAGAAGACTCTGTCCACG GAGCTCATCATATCACATCCCCTCCTACCCAGACAGAGTCTTTGTTGGCCATGTTTGACCCCCTGGCTCCGGCACCCGGAGAAG TCGTTCGTCCCAAGTTGCATTATGCTAGACCTTCTCATCCACCCCCTGACCCTCCAATCATGGAAGGTGCCGCAGGTGGAAACGAAGCCCGGTTGCCCACATTCGCCTCTCATATCTTCGTTGCTACTGACTCGGAAGCCTACAGACAAAGGCATTCGTGCCCGGAGAGGCTAGTGCGCAGCCGTAGTTCTGATATTGCAGCCTCCATGAGGAGACCCATGAGCGACCCTGGCTGGGTCCGGCGAGGTGCGAACGAAGAGAGAGAATTGCCTCCGTGTCACCCTGTCTTAGGATCATCTGCGGTGATTAATGCTTCACAGTCTTCATCCTCCTCGCCAAGCAAAGACTCCTCCAGGGGAGAG CCAGACGAAAGGAAAGACAGTGATGATGAGCGATCAGACCGCAACAGACCGTGGTGGAAGAAACGGTTTGCGTCCGCAATGCCAAAAG ctccaatTCCATTTAGAAAGAAGGAGAAACAGGACAAAGAGAAGGAGGACCTGGGGATCGATAGATTTTCCATTTCAG ATGATGCATCGTCAAGACTTGGTTCCCATGCTCAGGCAGCCGAGGACATTCTGGATAAGTACAGGAATGCCATGAAGAGAACAAGCCCCAACGATGGAGCCGCTGTGTCCTATGAGGGAGGAG ATGTGGTTGATGGTGAAAGCCTCCATGATTCTCCGCGGGATGATGCGCTACAGAACATGACATCAGATGACCTCCCGGATTCTGCTAGCCAAGCTGCTCATCGTCAGGAATCTGCCTTCTCCTATAG AGATGCAAAGAAGAAGCTGCGCATGGCTCTGTGCTCTGCAGATTCTGTGGCTTTCCCAGTGCTTTCCCACTCCACTCGAAATGGCCTACCAGACCATAATGACCCTGATG ACAATGAAATTGTGTGCTTCCTAAAAGTCCAACTGGCAGAGGCTATAAACCTTCAAGACAAGAACCTGATGGCTCAGTTACAGGAGACCATGCGCTGCGTGAGCCGCTTTGACAGCCGCACCTGCAGCAAGATCTTGGCATCGATTGCAGAAGATTACAG GAAGAGAGCTTCATACATTGCGTACTTGACAAGATCCCGTCAAGGGCTGCAGGGCACCCAGGCCCACCTCGAACGTATGTTGCAGAGAGTTCTACGAGACAAGGAGGTCTCCACAAGATATTTCACAACTGTCTGTGTCCGGCTTCTGCTGGAGAGTAAGGAAAAAGAAATCCAGGATTTCATTCAAG ATTTCCAAAAGTTGACAGCGGCTGATGATAAGACGGCGCAGGTGGAAGAGTTTCTGCAGTCGCTATATGGAGCAATGGCGCAAGATGTGATTTGGCAAAATGCCAGCGAAGAACAACTACAAGATGCTCAAATAGCCATTGAACGCAGTGTCATGAACCGCATATTCAAGCTGGCCTTTTACCCCAATCAGGATGCAGATATATTGCGTGACCA GGTGCTGCATGAACATATCCAAAGATTGTCTAAAGTTGTGACGGCCAACCACAGAGCCTTGCAGATtccagag GTATATTTAAGGGAAGCTCCGTGGCCATCTGCTCAGGCTGAAATCCGCACCATCAGTGCTTACAAGACCCCCCGGGACAAGGTGCAGTGCATTCTGCGAATGTGCTCCACAATCATGAACCTTCTGAGTCTCGCCAATGAATACTCTGTTCCCGGAGCGGATGATTTTGTGCCTGTGCTGGTGTTTGTCCTTATTAAG GCCAACCCGTCATGCCTCCTATCAACTGTGCAATACATCAACAACTTTTATGCTAACAGGCTAAGCGGAGAAGAGTCCTACTGGTGGATGCAGTTCACTGCTGCTGTCGAGTTTATAAAAACCATTGATGACCGAAAGTGA